The sequence TAGCTTATACCGTCCAATCACAGTTTGACTTAGATCCATTCCAGGATGCTTTGTTTTTCTTTTGTGGGAACAAACAAGATCGCTTTAAAGCACTCTATTGGGATGGGGAGGGTTTTTGGTTACTGTATAAGCGGTTTGAGAACGGCCAATTAAAATGGCCTCGAACCATAAGAGAAGCGAGATCATTAACGGCCCAACAAGTGGATTGGCTACTGCGAGGCTTCGCTATAGATC is a genomic window of Gracilibacillus salinarum containing:
- the tnpB gene encoding IS66 family insertion sequence element accessory protein TnpB (TnpB, as the term is used for proteins encoded by IS66 family insertion elements, is considered an accessory protein, since TnpC, encoded by a neighboring gene, is a DDE family transposase.), which codes for MIVNVEDAKRCYIVCGKTDMRYGIDSLAYTVQSQFDLDPFQDALFFFCGNKQDRFKALYWDGEGFWLLYKRFENGQLKWPRTIREARSLTAQQVDWLLRGFAIDPPIKEASNRVFY